A region from the Desulfomarina profundi genome encodes:
- a CDS encoding AMP-binding protein, translating into MDRGKPDDVCHLCLTSGTTGLPKGTMMTHRNYINMGVRITEVDPLEPTDEYVSFLPFAWIGEQMNSFGVAMATGITINFPESVETAMSDLKEIGPHFMFGAPRIYETIRSEIWLKIDQSYWLNKLLYNYFIKVGLEAAEYRMRGGNMPVGLKIKSWLGTLMMFRPLINQMGLLRLRRAYTGGAALGPELFTFYQAIGVNLKQIYGQTEITGIAYMHRDGDVRPDTVGKPLPGTECKIAEDGEILSRSPSVSPGYYGLPEKTAEALEGGWLHSGDAGYIDEHGHLIVIDRLSDVMHSNKGEMFSPMFLENSLKFSPYIKEAIIFGNNEDFVSCLINIDPVVMGKWAEDHGISYTTYMDLSAKTEVAELIMKEVLDVNARAEKEHFRIKRFALLYKLLDVDDGELTKTGKIRRKFVQEKYQHLYDALYDESVTTKDVEASFQYQDGQSTTVTASIKFYTVEGV; encoded by the coding sequence GTGGATCGGGGCAAACCTGATGATGTCTGTCATCTCTGCCTTACATCTGGTACCACCGGCCTTCCCAAGGGGACCATGATGACTCACCGCAACTATATCAATATGGGTGTCAGGATAACCGAGGTTGATCCCCTGGAGCCAACGGATGAATACGTTTCCTTTCTCCCCTTTGCCTGGATTGGAGAGCAGATGAACTCTTTCGGGGTTGCCATGGCAACGGGAATTACCATCAACTTCCCTGAATCTGTTGAGACAGCGATGTCGGATCTGAAGGAGATCGGTCCCCATTTCATGTTCGGTGCTCCGAGAATCTACGAAACGATCCGTTCGGAAATCTGGCTGAAGATCGATCAGTCCTATTGGCTGAACAAGCTGCTTTATAACTATTTTATCAAGGTGGGACTGGAGGCGGCGGAATACCGTATGCGAGGGGGAAATATGCCTGTGGGCCTGAAAATAAAATCCTGGTTGGGTACCCTGATGATGTTCCGGCCCCTGATCAACCAGATGGGACTGTTGCGGCTGAGGCGTGCCTATACCGGTGGAGCAGCCCTCGGGCCTGAGCTGTTCACCTTTTACCAGGCCATCGGTGTGAACCTGAAACAGATTTATGGACAGACGGAGATCACCGGTATTGCCTATATGCACAGGGATGGTGATGTCAGGCCTGATACTGTCGGAAAACCTCTTCCCGGAACCGAGTGCAAGATCGCCGAGGATGGTGAAATCCTCTCACGTTCCCCTTCCGTTTCTCCCGGTTATTATGGATTGCCCGAGAAAACGGCCGAGGCCCTTGAAGGTGGCTGGCTCCATTCTGGTGATGCCGGCTATATAGATGAGCACGGTCACCTTATTGTCATCGACCGGTTGTCCGATGTCATGCACAGTAACAAGGGTGAAATGTTTTCACCCATGTTTCTGGAGAATTCACTGAAATTCAGTCCCTATATTAAAGAGGCCATTATTTTCGGGAACAACGAGGATTTTGTCAGCTGCCTGATCAATATCGACCCCGTAGTTATGGGTAAGTGGGCTGAAGACCATGGTATATCCTATACAACGTATATGGATCTGTCGGCAAAAACGGAAGTGGCTGAGCTGATCATGAAGGAGGTTCTCGATGTCAACGCGAGGGCCGAAAAGGAACATTTTCGGATCAAGCGCTTTGCTCTACTCTATAAACTGCTTGATGTGGATGACGGGGAGCTGACAAAGACCGGCAAGATCCGTCGAAAATTTGTCCAGGAAAAATACCAGCATCTGTACGATGCGCTGTACGATGAATCCGTAACTACAAAAGATGTTGAGGCGTCCTTCCAGTACCAGGACGGGCAATCAACAACGGTTACGGCAAGTATTAAATTCTACACGGTGGAAGGAGTCTGA
- a CDS encoding branched-chain amino acid ABC transporter permease, with the protein MSYFFQIVVSGIVVGSIYALAALGLVLVYKSSRVANFAHGQLIAIGAFITYFLTVTVGIPIFFSFLGSMAITFFLAMSVERVFLRRLIGEPIISVIMVTIGLGSILDGLIYLTPFGTENYSFPAFLPQDPLVFGGVSISWTQLVGVILTFILIGGFSWFFKKSTVGISMRAVSDDQFASMSVGISVPKVFGLAWATAGLSAAAAGCIIGNITGLNFDTLHSFGIIVFPVVILGGLDSILGAVVAGIIMGLIQQFASGYLDGNWGLNGTGDVMPYVILLIILLFKPHGLFGIHEIERV; encoded by the coding sequence ATGAGCTATTTCTTTCAAATTGTTGTCAGTGGAATTGTGGTGGGATCGATATATGCCCTGGCTGCCCTTGGACTGGTTCTGGTGTATAAATCGAGCAGAGTTGCCAACTTTGCCCATGGCCAGCTGATTGCCATTGGTGCTTTTATTACCTATTTTCTCACCGTCACAGTCGGTATTCCTATTTTCTTTTCATTTCTGGGAAGTATGGCCATAACCTTTTTTCTCGCCATGAGCGTGGAAAGGGTTTTCTTGCGTCGGTTGATCGGAGAACCGATTATTTCTGTTATTATGGTGACAATTGGTCTTGGATCGATCCTGGACGGTCTGATTTACCTGACTCCGTTTGGTACCGAAAACTATTCTTTTCCGGCTTTTCTGCCCCAGGATCCCCTGGTTTTCGGTGGTGTCTCTATTTCCTGGACCCAGCTGGTGGGGGTGATACTGACCTTTATTCTCATAGGTGGTTTTTCCTGGTTTTTTAAGAAATCAACTGTTGGAATTTCCATGCGGGCCGTATCTGATGACCAGTTTGCCTCAATGTCGGTAGGAATTTCCGTGCCGAAGGTTTTCGGACTTGCCTGGGCGACTGCCGGTCTTTCCGCTGCCGCCGCCGGGTGTATTATCGGTAATATTACCGGACTCAATTTTGATACACTTCATTCTTTTGGAATCATCGTTTTTCCAGTTGTTATACTCGGTGGACTGGATTCGATACTCGGAGCTGTGGTGGCAGGGATTATCATGGGGCTTATTCAGCAGTTTGCCAGCGGTTACCTGGATGGCAACTGGGGACTGAACGGTACGGGGGATGTCATGCCCTATGTTATTCTACTGATCATTCTTCTTTTTAAACCTCATGGTTTATTTGGAATTCACGAAATTGAGCGGGTGTAA
- a CDS encoding AMP-binding protein — protein MTTREELVEYSIPQLLRWRVRSTPKRPALREKDFGIWNTYSWEDYYSYVRRTALGLRAIGLGKNDTIAIISDNIPELLFIAIGGHSLGAISAGIYQTSMPDEIAQIIDYLKVSAVFCDNQEQVDKVLEVRDRIPGVKKVIFEDPRGCGNICRMTGSLISVTCIKWGKRNIIRIRISSSRWWIGANLMMSVISALHLVPPAFPRGP, from the coding sequence ATGACTACACGTGAAGAACTGGTTGAATATTCTATCCCACAGCTGCTGCGCTGGCGGGTCAGAAGCACACCGAAACGCCCGGCACTGCGGGAAAAGGATTTCGGTATCTGGAATACTTACAGCTGGGAGGATTATTACAGTTATGTCCGCAGGACCGCCCTTGGACTCAGGGCCATTGGCCTTGGAAAAAATGATACCATTGCCATCATCAGTGACAATATTCCGGAGTTGCTTTTTATCGCTATTGGTGGCCATTCCCTTGGTGCTATTTCCGCAGGAATTTACCAGACCAGTATGCCCGATGAAATTGCCCAGATCATTGATTACCTGAAAGTCAGTGCCGTTTTCTGTGATAACCAGGAGCAGGTGGACAAGGTGCTGGAGGTGCGGGACAGGATACCGGGTGTCAAGAAGGTTATTTTTGAAGATCCCCGGGGATGCGGGAATATATGTCGGATGACTGGTTCATTGATATCAGTGACCTGTATAAAATGGGGGAAGAGGAACATAATAAGAATCCGGATCTCTTCGAGTCGCTGGTGGATCGGGGCAAACCTGATGATGTCTGTCATCTCTGCCTTACATCTGGTACCACCGGCCTTCCCAAGGGGACCATGA
- a CDS encoding ExeA family protein, whose translation MYLKFYGLKKRPFELTPKVNNLFLGESHKEGLAVLKYGVMSDKGFLLLTGGVGTGKTTLINCLATSLGMTEDLCLISNPNLEIAEFYHFFANKIGLSFEGNKSKFFLAFEDLLKRNQKSGKKILLIIDEAHVLEVSMLEEIRLLTNISAGYPGGMSVFLVGQPELIERLEDDRLRPLRQRISLRFHLDALSREDTLQYILFRLNLAEAQQTGLFTDQAIDEIHRVSNGNPRVINIICDSALLDGYGKNSLQIDKKTVRECTARQQLPGEMGDSAGQRNKSFVENGLFWLLLILLCVESAGVWFAYQSGLLDGFWNFVKSYYFNMMS comes from the coding sequence ATGTATTTGAAATTTTATGGTCTCAAAAAGAGGCCTTTTGAGCTGACACCAAAAGTAAATAATTTATTTCTGGGTGAAAGTCACAAAGAGGGTCTGGCTGTTTTAAAATACGGCGTAATGTCTGACAAGGGCTTTCTGCTTCTGACCGGTGGTGTTGGAACCGGCAAGACTACACTTATAAATTGTCTTGCGACTTCCCTGGGAATGACAGAGGATCTTTGTCTGATTTCAAATCCTAATCTGGAAATTGCAGAATTTTACCACTTTTTTGCCAATAAAATTGGTTTGAGTTTTGAGGGGAACAAATCCAAATTTTTTCTGGCGTTTGAAGATCTTTTGAAGAGAAATCAAAAATCAGGGAAGAAAATCCTTTTGATAATTGATGAGGCTCATGTTCTTGAAGTATCAATGCTGGAGGAAATTCGTTTACTTACAAATATTTCTGCTGGTTATCCCGGTGGTATGAGTGTCTTTCTTGTGGGGCAACCTGAACTTATTGAACGTTTGGAGGATGACAGGCTTCGTCCGTTAAGACAGAGAATTTCTCTCCGTTTTCACCTGGACGCTCTGTCAAGGGAGGATACGTTACAGTATATCCTCTTCAGGCTTAATCTGGCTGAAGCGCAGCAGACAGGTCTTTTTACGGACCAGGCTATTGATGAAATTCATCGAGTCTCAAACGGAAATCCCCGAGTTATCAACATTATATGCGACAGCGCTCTTTTGGACGGTTATGGTAAGAATTCTCTTCAGATAGATAAAAAGACTGTTCGTGAATGCACTGCCCGGCAACAACTTCCGGGTGAGATGGGGGACAGTGCCGGGCAACGAAATAAATCATTTGTGGAGAATGGTCTTTTCTGGTTACTGCTCATTTTACTGTGTGTTGAAAGTGCCGGTGTCTGGTTTGCATATCAGTCAGGTCTTTTGGATGGATTCTGGAATTTTGTGAAAAGTTATTATTTCAATATGATGTCATAA
- a CDS encoding polysaccharide biosynthesis tyrosine autokinase → MGNMSDILEKSGVDLGGGEKQDPSRPGKASSGKKAAEKDSFYSAGAWDERLLKVTNENKEASESFRILRSRILYPGEGQKRPQTIMVTSNAPEEGKSFVSANLAITMARGLDQYSLLVDCDLRRPSVASLFGLSSVCRNGLTDYLRDGVDLAELIFKTTVDKLSIIPSGDCPVNPAELLASARMSDLVDELSGRYSDRFVIFDSPPYLLASESNVLAKEVDAVVLVVGYGKSDRTKVKTMIEQIGQEKIIGIVFNGMKSSYLKQKILGSYNSYSKYSSVEESNSKKKVSM, encoded by the coding sequence ATGGGAAACATGTCAGATATTCTTGAAAAATCCGGAGTAGATCTGGGAGGGGGAGAGAAACAGGACCCTTCCCGTCCGGGAAAGGCTTCCAGTGGAAAAAAAGCTGCTGAAAAAGATTCGTTTTATTCTGCCGGCGCCTGGGATGAGCGGTTACTAAAAGTAACCAACGAAAACAAAGAGGCGTCAGAATCTTTTCGTATTTTACGTTCCCGTATTCTTTATCCCGGGGAAGGCCAGAAACGGCCACAAACCATTATGGTGACATCCAATGCCCCCGAGGAAGGAAAGAGTTTTGTCTCAGCGAATCTTGCCATAACCATGGCAAGGGGGCTTGACCAATATTCATTGCTTGTGGATTGTGATCTTCGAAGACCATCTGTGGCATCCCTGTTTGGTCTTTCTTCGGTATGTCGGAATGGGTTGACAGATTATCTCAGGGATGGTGTCGATCTGGCTGAGCTTATTTTCAAAACCACGGTTGATAAGCTTTCAATTATTCCAAGTGGTGATTGTCCTGTTAATCCTGCAGAATTACTGGCTTCAGCCAGAATGTCCGACCTGGTAGATGAACTTTCAGGACGATACAGTGACAGATTTGTCATTTTTGACAGTCCTCCGTACCTGTTGGCATCCGAATCAAATGTTCTGGCGAAGGAAGTAGATGCAGTTGTACTGGTTGTTGGTTATGGAAAGTCGGACAGGACGAAAGTAAAGACTATGATTGAGCAGATCGGTCAGGAAAAAATAATTGGTATTGTCTTTAACGGTATGAAAAGCAGCTATCTGAAACAGAAAATACTTGGATCGTATAATTCGTATTCAAAATATTCATCTGTTGAAGAGAGCAACTCGAAGAAAAAGGTGAGCATGTAA
- a CDS encoding universal stress protein, whose product MKILVGYNGGAVGDKALALARDFALKFNAVVYIVTSMGGGTSEKESDIEKVDRELALARKLMEEAGLECDAQQSVRGLSAGEDLVRFAEENDIDHIFLGIKKKSRVEKIILGSTSRYVILKAPCPVTTTK is encoded by the coding sequence ATGAAAATACTGGTTGGATACAATGGTGGTGCGGTGGGGGACAAGGCTCTGGCCCTTGCCAGGGACTTTGCACTGAAATTTAACGCGGTTGTCTATATCGTTACATCCATGGGCGGGGGGACTTCGGAAAAGGAATCCGATATTGAAAAGGTGGACAGGGAACTTGCTCTGGCCCGGAAATTGATGGAAGAAGCCGGGCTTGAGTGCGATGCCCAGCAAAGTGTACGAGGGCTTTCCGCAGGGGAGGACCTGGTTCGTTTTGCCGAGGAAAATGATATTGATCATATTTTTCTCGGTATTAAAAAGAAATCCAGGGTTGAAAAGATTATTCTCGGCTCCACATCCCGTTATGTGATTCTCAAGGCACCCTGTCCTGTTACCACCACCAAATAG
- a CDS encoding branched-chain amino acid ABC transporter permease, translating into MSANKWLATGNFFTSYKEEQRNFLTSLDRSIFLFFLVLLFVWPLFFHLSNKIMLVIDNILIAIVAVMGLNLVTGFAGLISIGHAAFVGIGAYTVASFCRVIGDTHVLVTHFWPLLILVSGFMGAVFGAIVGLPALRLKHLYLAIATLSFQMIFQWVINFMSFFNQGQTIFVGRVFWFTGKVGRRDHYVFWYFVILTVVVLLGFGIRNLLKTRYGRSLVAVRDNDRAADAMGMNPGLTKVYAFALSGFFAGVAGALHAYLYRGVGFESFTLHESISYLAMAIVGGLGTLNGSFWGPVAIKYLDLKVGALAEFAGQYLPSSMNLATALKPFTFGLVIVLFLMFEPRGISNWWRIVKSYTKLWPFRY; encoded by the coding sequence ATGTCAGCAAATAAATGGTTAGCTACAGGTAATTTCTTTACTTCTTATAAAGAGGAACAGAGGAATTTTCTCACCAGCCTCGACAGGTCGATCTTTCTTTTCTTTCTTGTTCTGCTCTTTGTCTGGCCTCTTTTTTTCCATCTCAGCAATAAAATCATGCTGGTGATTGATAATATACTGATCGCTATTGTTGCCGTTATGGGATTGAACCTGGTCACCGGATTTGCCGGCCTTATCTCCATCGGCCATGCTGCTTTTGTGGGTATAGGTGCCTATACAGTGGCTTCATTCTGCAGGGTTATCGGGGATACCCATGTGCTGGTTACCCATTTCTGGCCACTGCTTATCCTGGTCAGTGGTTTCATGGGGGCGGTTTTCGGCGCAATTGTCGGTCTGCCGGCTCTGCGGTTGAAACATCTCTATCTTGCTATTGCTACTCTTTCGTTTCAGATGATTTTCCAATGGGTTATCAATTTCATGTCATTTTTCAACCAGGGACAGACGATTTTCGTTGGCAGGGTCTTCTGGTTCACCGGTAAAGTGGGGAGAAGAGACCATTACGTGTTCTGGTATTTTGTTATCCTGACAGTTGTGGTCCTGTTGGGATTCGGGATTCGAAACCTGCTGAAAACGAGGTACGGGAGGAGCCTTGTGGCAGTAAGGGACAATGACAGGGCGGCTGACGCCATGGGTATGAATCCCGGTCTTACAAAGGTATATGCCTTTGCCCTGTCCGGTTTTTTTGCAGGGGTTGCCGGTGCCCTGCACGCGTATCTGTACAGGGGTGTTGGCTTTGAGTCGTTTACCCTGCATGAATCAATTTCCTATCTTGCCATGGCCATTGTCGGAGGCCTTGGAACTTTAAACGGATCTTTCTGGGGACCCGTTGCCATTAAATATCTCGATCTCAAGGTGGGGGCCCTTGCAGAATTTGCCGGTCAGTACCTGCCGTCGAGTATGAACCTGGCCACTGCACTCAAACCGTTTACTTTCGGCCTGGTGATTGTGTTGTTTTTGATGTTTGAGCCCAGGGGGATTTCCAACTGGTGGAGGATTGTAAAATCCTACACCAAATTATGGCCATTCAGGTATTAA
- a CDS encoding ABC transporter ATP-binding protein yields MENNLLEVNNIEVVYNDIIQVLRGVSLTVPRGSIVALLGTNGAGKTTTLRAISGLLKPENGAIKEGYIKFDGTDTTRLMGTDVVKLGSVMVPEGRRIFKHLTVNENILVGSITRKDGSKKIREDNELMYRHFPRLSKVTNRMAGYSSGGEQQMIAIARAMMAAPKMLMLDEPSLGLAPLLVKEIFDNIKVINRELDTTILVVEQNAKVALAVSDYAYIMESGKIVLEGPSAELQDNPDVKEFYMGITQGGGRKSFKNVKSYKRRKRWM; encoded by the coding sequence ATGGAAAATAATCTGCTGGAAGTCAATAATATTGAAGTTGTTTACAATGACATCATACAGGTGTTGCGTGGAGTCAGCCTGACCGTGCCACGGGGCAGCATTGTCGCACTTCTGGGAACCAATGGTGCGGGAAAGACTACGACACTGAGGGCCATCAGCGGGCTTTTGAAACCTGAAAACGGTGCAATCAAGGAAGGGTATATCAAATTTGACGGGACCGATACAACCAGGCTGATGGGAACCGATGTGGTTAAACTTGGTTCCGTCATGGTACCGGAGGGCCGCCGTATCTTCAAGCACTTGACCGTGAATGAAAATATTCTCGTGGGTTCAATCACCAGAAAAGACGGTTCCAAAAAAATCCGGGAAGATAATGAGCTGATGTACAGACATTTCCCCAGGTTGTCCAAAGTGACAAACAGAATGGCGGGATACAGTTCAGGCGGAGAGCAGCAGATGATCGCCATTGCCCGGGCGATGATGGCAGCACCGAAAATGCTGATGCTCGACGAGCCTTCCCTTGGCCTTGCGCCTTTACTGGTAAAAGAAATATTTGATAATATAAAGGTTATTAACAGAGAGCTTGACACCACTATCCTGGTTGTCGAGCAGAATGCCAAGGTTGCACTGGCAGTTTCTGACTATGCATATATAATGGAGTCGGGTAAAATAGTCCTCGAAGGACCCTCGGCGGAACTGCAGGATAATCCGGATGTGAAGGAGTTCTATATGGGAATTACCCAGGGGGGCGGGAGAAAATCATTCAAGAATGTGAAATCATATAAACGACGTAAACGATGGATGTAG
- a CDS encoding ABC transporter substrate-binding protein produces the protein MSLAITGPTSDAGNPYSKGTEDYFKFVNETKMLGDDTIDCTIRDDQYKTDITKRNFEEYLDEGIVMYLNYSTGSTLGLKRDFEEEKIPVLPASYHAGNLDGSNYIFLPVASYSEQLVALSEYVVKNHKGGKAKVAMFIHPSAFGRGPVDDAKKAVAAGLNMEIVEVVEHGKDLDNSAMLKRLMSKGVQYVLCHTVQSPVATMLKDAARLGLTAKTYGEKGKLTFLGVHYTGGNDLIALAGDACEGYVWSCSFNLTSEKNEGTEKQLALAKRYGRDEKAANSHNYAAGIMVAQVATEAIKRTKAAGLEVTRANLYKTLNEMNGKNAYFPYTTIGPVTYSKTDRAGVDMLQIYTVQSGSFKKVGTPIQSEFMKKIK, from the coding sequence ATGTCCCTGGCTATAACAGGACCGACATCAGATGCAGGTAACCCTTATTCCAAAGGAACTGAAGATTATTTCAAGTTTGTCAATGAAACAAAGATGCTGGGTGACGATACCATCGACTGCACCATCAGGGATGATCAGTATAAAACTGATATTACCAAGAGAAATTTTGAAGAGTATCTTGACGAGGGTATTGTCATGTACCTCAACTATTCAACAGGGAGTACTCTCGGTCTAAAGAGGGATTTTGAAGAGGAAAAAATTCCTGTTCTCCCCGCATCCTATCATGCTGGAAACCTGGACGGTTCCAATTATATTTTCCTGCCTGTGGCATCCTATTCTGAGCAGCTTGTTGCCCTGTCTGAATATGTTGTGAAAAACCACAAGGGTGGGAAAGCAAAAGTCGCCATGTTTATTCATCCTTCCGCTTTCGGAAGAGGACCGGTTGATGATGCAAAGAAAGCTGTCGCCGCTGGACTCAACATGGAAATTGTTGAAGTTGTGGAACACGGTAAGGATCTGGATAATTCTGCCATGTTGAAAAGACTCATGTCCAAAGGTGTTCAGTATGTTCTCTGCCATACGGTTCAATCTCCTGTCGCAACAATGCTCAAGGATGCAGCCCGTCTCGGTTTGACCGCCAAGACATACGGTGAGAAAGGAAAACTGACCTTTCTTGGTGTTCATTATACCGGTGGTAACGATCTTATTGCCCTGGCGGGGGATGCCTGTGAAGGTTATGTCTGGAGTTGTTCGTTCAATCTGACTTCCGAAAAAAATGAAGGCACTGAAAAGCAGCTGGCCCTGGCCAAGCGATACGGTCGCGACGAGAAGGCGGCCAACTCTCACAACTATGCGGCCGGCATCATGGTTGCTCAGGTTGCGACCGAGGCGATTAAGCGTACCAAGGCGGCAGGACTCGAGGTGACGAGAGCGAATCTTTATAAAACCCTGAATGAGATGAATGGCAAGAATGCTTATTTCCCCTACACCACGATCGGTCCTGTAACCTATTCAAAGACTGATCGTGCGGGAGTTGACATGTTGCAGATTTATACTGTTCAGAGCGGATCTTTTAAGAAAGTCGGTACTCCGATCCAGTCTGAATTTATGAAGAAGATCAAGTAA